The proteins below are encoded in one region of Micromonospora pisi:
- a CDS encoding tripartite tricarboxylate transporter TctB family protein — protein MPTTETSGEVDPRVALPRAPWGPRILGVVLLLAGAFLCWTAYDSADGDFSAEGPWLAPLVVTAGWVVLAAWYLVSQFVRSRPPTEPTTEPADTTESTEATEATEPTDGTEPAGPVQWLTPALLGAALLGYVFALEPLGFVLASALFFVAAARILGSHHWIRDVLVAVPLVVAIYLGFTQLLEISLPAGVMPL, from the coding sequence GTGCCGACCACTGAGACATCGGGGGAGGTCGACCCACGGGTCGCCCTCCCCCGGGCACCGTGGGGACCCCGGATCCTCGGCGTCGTACTGCTGCTGGCCGGGGCGTTTCTCTGCTGGACGGCGTACGACTCCGCCGACGGCGACTTCTCCGCCGAGGGGCCGTGGCTGGCGCCGCTGGTGGTGACCGCCGGCTGGGTGGTGCTGGCCGCCTGGTACCTGGTCAGCCAGTTCGTCCGCAGCCGCCCACCGACCGAGCCGACGACCGAGCCGGCCGACACCACCGAGTCGACCGAGGCGACCGAGGCCACCGAGCCGACCGACGGTACGGAGCCGGCCGGGCCCGTACAGTGGCTCACCCCGGCACTGCTCGGCGCGGCGCTGCTCGGCTACGTTTTCGCCCTCGAACCGCTCGGCTTCGTGCTCGCCTCGGCGCTCTTCTTCGTCGCCGCGGCCCGCATCCTGGGCAGCCACCACTGGATCCGTGACGTGCTGGTGGCGGTGCCACTGGTCGTCGCCATCTACCTCGGCTTCACCCAACTGCTGGAAATCTCCCTGCCCGCCGGAGTGATGCCACTGTGA
- a CDS encoding Bug family tripartite tricarboxylate transporter substrate binding protein yields the protein MTEVRGTAGLRSRSGPFGRGAGARRRAAALACVPLLALAAGGCAKDDSGSGSGGAVKYPTSTIELMAPAAPGGGWDSTARSLQKALTDSKLVTESVEVYNVPGAGGTLGLSQLVTKNKGDSHQLMVTGLVMIGGVVTNKSPVKLNQVTPIATLTAEQEVIVVPANSKYTSLQQLMTDAKANPSSINWGGGSAGGTDQILVGLLAKAAGADPKAMKYVAYSGGGESKAALLSGDLTAAVSGASEYSDLVAAGKLRALAVSGATGIDVGAGKPTPTIKESGYDVELMNWRGLVAPPGIKDGERAAIIKLVDDLHSSAQWKQTLTEQKWEDFYRSGDEAKAYFESENDRITDVLSEIGLAD from the coding sequence ATGACAGAGGTTCGCGGCACGGCGGGACTCCGATCCCGTAGTGGCCCGTTCGGACGGGGAGCGGGCGCCCGACGCCGCGCCGCCGCGCTGGCCTGCGTACCGCTGCTGGCCCTGGCTGCCGGCGGATGCGCCAAGGACGACTCGGGCTCCGGTTCCGGCGGCGCGGTGAAGTACCCCACGTCCACCATCGAACTGATGGCCCCGGCCGCCCCCGGCGGGGGTTGGGACAGCACCGCCCGTTCGCTACAGAAGGCGCTCACCGACAGCAAGCTGGTCACCGAGTCGGTCGAGGTCTACAACGTGCCCGGCGCCGGCGGCACCCTCGGCCTGTCCCAACTCGTCACCAAGAACAAGGGCGACTCCCACCAGCTCATGGTGACCGGCCTGGTGATGATCGGCGGCGTGGTGACGAACAAGTCCCCGGTCAAGCTCAACCAGGTCACGCCGATCGCGACACTCACCGCCGAACAGGAGGTGATCGTGGTCCCGGCCAACTCGAAGTACACCAGCCTGCAACAGCTGATGACAGACGCCAAGGCGAACCCCTCGTCGATCAACTGGGGCGGCGGCTCGGCCGGTGGTACCGACCAGATCCTGGTCGGCCTGCTCGCCAAGGCCGCCGGCGCCGACCCCAAGGCGATGAAGTACGTGGCCTACTCCGGTGGCGGGGAGTCGAAGGCCGCGCTCCTCTCCGGTGACCTGACCGCGGCCGTCTCCGGCGCGAGCGAGTACTCCGACCTGGTGGCGGCCGGCAAGTTGCGCGCACTCGCGGTCTCCGGCGCCACCGGCATCGACGTCGGCGCCGGCAAGCCGACCCCGACGATCAAGGAATCCGGGTACGACGTCGAGTTGATGAACTGGCGCGGCCTGGTGGCACCGCCCGGCATCAAGGACGGTGAACGGGCCGCCATCATCAAGCTCGTCGACGACCTGCACTCCTCGGCCCAGTGGAAGCAGACCCTGACCGAGCAGAAGTGGGAAGACTTCTACCGCAGCGGGGACGAGGCGAAGGCGTACTTCGAGAGCGAGAACGACCGGATCACCGACGTGCTCAGCGAGATCGGCCTGGCCGATTAA
- a CDS encoding C40 family peptidase codes for MALEAATEARQLAAERADRAHRQPMIPPALPATPPTATTPPKAKAKPAQQKATTPTGDTSTRSTAPGTTPARKKSTSTPKPGSTVKPPSGAAGTVVSYALAQVGKRYVYGASGPNSFDCSGLVQASYARVGVKLPHQSGAIASRGRRVPAGQWKPGDVIHTPGHVAIYLGNNKMVAATKPSTGVRVDTVRGGTAYRFL; via the coding sequence GTGGCCCTGGAGGCCGCGACCGAGGCCCGGCAACTCGCCGCCGAACGCGCCGACCGGGCGCACCGGCAACCCATGATTCCGCCGGCACTTCCCGCCACGCCGCCCACGGCGACGACACCGCCGAAGGCGAAAGCGAAACCAGCGCAGCAGAAGGCAACGACGCCTACCGGGGATACGTCCACCAGGTCGACGGCCCCCGGCACCACACCGGCGCGGAAGAAGTCCACCAGTACCCCGAAGCCGGGGAGCACCGTCAAGCCCCCGTCCGGCGCCGCCGGCACGGTTGTCTCGTACGCGCTCGCGCAGGTCGGCAAGCGCTACGTCTACGGCGCTTCCGGCCCGAACAGTTTCGACTGCAGCGGTCTGGTCCAGGCGAGCTATGCCCGGGTCGGAGTCAAGCTGCCGCACCAGAGCGGGGCCATCGCCAGTCGTGGTCGACGGGTCCCGGCCGGGCAGTGGAAGCCCGGTGACGTCATCCACACACCCGGCCACGTCGCCATCTACCTGGGTAACAACAAGATGGTCGCGGCCACCAAGCCCAGCACGGGCGTACGGGTCGACACGGTTCGCGGCGGAACCGCGTACCGGTTCCTGTAG
- a CDS encoding glycoside hydrolase family 27 protein, with protein MHLIRSLTATLAVLGLGLVGTVPVATTATAGPRTAAPPTAAAQVSATGAEDQGAPTYYNSGLSPTPYMGWNTYFGLGGDPTEAEVKSVADFLVSSGLRDAGYRYVWIDGNWAAPTPRDGSGQLVANPAHFPGGMAALTSYIHARGLKAGIYTDAGPYLEGQCGLGSYGHYQEDVNLFASWGFDALKADWLCGRASGMDPETLFRQLATAVQNSPRPMLLNICNPVSADWGGGPYDPQELSTWSYTYGPMVADSWRTYTDVGLIDPSPQTQYQWILRNLDANAYHPAATGPGHYNDPDYLIPMRPMPGGGYELTFDESKTQLGMSAIMSAPLIIGSDPRGLPQQMVDALRNPEIVAVDQDPLVRQGVKVADAGPNTQVWSKVLAGSGNRAVALLNRGDTAQSITVSFATVALGNSVRVRDLWARSDMDGNGASSGVQPFTGSYTATVPAHGVAMLRLTGTDTVAGANLGSDATASPALVRVDDTHASAFVRGGDGALWQNVRDGATTWGTTWTSLGGPVDGQILGQPAAYGSAGGRIDVFVRGTDDAVWRRTFTGGTWGGWNSLGGTVTDAPTVAFSGPSEWSVFARATDGTVWTRTASGAWTGIGSPENRPIYGRPSAVVDDAGRLHVAVRGRTDEVWLRTRTGSTWSAWSSLGGTVSGSPTLLATSGRVYLFALAADNKLWQRNFADGGWGGWFGRGEFATDAFRGAVGAAAGANGSVWAAVRGVDGRVHQVVL; from the coding sequence ATGCACCTGATCCGATCGTTGACCGCCACCCTGGCCGTACTCGGCCTGGGTCTGGTCGGCACCGTCCCGGTGGCCACCACGGCCACCGCCGGCCCTCGCACCGCCGCCCCTCCCACCGCCGCGGCCCAGGTCAGCGCCACCGGCGCGGAGGACCAGGGAGCGCCGACGTACTACAACTCCGGGCTCTCCCCCACCCCGTACATGGGCTGGAACACCTACTTCGGCCTGGGCGGCGACCCGACCGAGGCGGAGGTGAAGTCGGTCGCCGACTTCCTGGTCAGCAGCGGGCTGCGGGATGCCGGTTACCGGTACGTGTGGATCGACGGCAACTGGGCCGCGCCGACCCCACGGGACGGCTCCGGCCAACTGGTCGCCAACCCGGCCCACTTTCCCGGCGGCATGGCGGCCCTCACCTCGTACATCCACGCGCGGGGTCTGAAGGCCGGCATCTACACCGACGCCGGGCCGTACCTGGAGGGCCAGTGTGGCCTGGGCAGCTACGGCCACTACCAGGAAGACGTCAACCTCTTCGCCAGCTGGGGATTCGACGCCCTGAAGGCCGACTGGCTCTGTGGCCGGGCCAGTGGGATGGACCCGGAGACGCTGTTCCGCCAGCTCGCCACGGCGGTACAGAACTCGCCGCGGCCGATGCTGCTGAACATCTGCAACCCGGTCAGCGCCGACTGGGGCGGTGGGCCGTACGACCCGCAGGAGTTGTCCACCTGGAGTTACACGTACGGGCCGATGGTCGCGGACTCGTGGCGTACGTACACCGACGTGGGGCTGATCGACCCGAGCCCGCAGACGCAGTACCAGTGGATCCTGCGCAACCTGGACGCCAACGCGTACCACCCGGCGGCCACCGGACCGGGTCACTACAACGACCCGGACTATCTGATCCCGATGCGCCCGATGCCGGGCGGCGGCTACGAGTTGACCTTCGACGAGTCGAAGACGCAGCTCGGCATGTCGGCGATCATGTCCGCTCCGCTGATCATCGGCTCGGATCCGCGCGGCCTGCCGCAACAGATGGTCGACGCGCTGCGGAACCCGGAGATCGTCGCGGTGGACCAGGACCCGTTGGTCCGGCAGGGCGTCAAGGTCGCCGACGCCGGACCGAACACACAGGTCTGGAGCAAGGTCCTCGCCGGCTCGGGTAACCGGGCGGTGGCCCTGCTCAACCGGGGCGACACCGCGCAGTCGATCACCGTCAGCTTCGCCACGGTGGCGCTCGGCAACTCGGTACGGGTGCGCGACCTCTGGGCGCGTTCCGACATGGACGGTAACGGGGCCAGCTCCGGTGTGCAGCCGTTCACCGGCTCGTACACCGCCACCGTCCCGGCCCACGGCGTGGCGATGCTCCGGCTGACCGGCACCGACACGGTGGCCGGGGCGAATCTCGGGTCGGACGCGACCGCCAGCCCGGCTCTGGTCCGGGTCGACGACACCCACGCCAGCGCGTTCGTCCGGGGCGGCGACGGCGCGCTCTGGCAGAACGTACGCGACGGGGCCACAACCTGGGGTACCACGTGGACCAGCCTCGGCGGCCCGGTCGACGGGCAGATCCTCGGCCAGCCGGCGGCGTACGGTTCGGCCGGTGGCCGGATCGACGTCTTCGTCCGGGGCACCGACGACGCGGTCTGGCGACGGACCTTCACCGGGGGCACCTGGGGCGGCTGGAACAGCCTCGGTGGCACCGTCACCGACGCGCCGACGGTCGCCTTCAGCGGCCCGTCCGAGTGGTCGGTGTTCGCCCGCGCCACCGACGGTACGGTCTGGACCCGGACCGCCTCCGGCGCCTGGACCGGGATCGGTTCCCCGGAGAACCGGCCGATCTACGGCCGTCCGAGCGCGGTGGTGGATGACGCCGGCCGGTTGCACGTGGCCGTACGCGGCCGCACCGACGAGGTCTGGCTGCGGACCCGGACCGGCTCGACGTGGTCGGCCTGGTCGAGCCTCGGCGGTACGGTCAGCGGCAGCCCCACCCTGCTGGCCACCTCGGGTCGGGTGTACCTGTTCGCCCTCGCCGCCGACAACAAGCTGTGGCAGCGCAACTTCGCCGACGGCGGTTGGGGTGGCTGGTTCGGTCGTGGGGAGTTCGCCACGGACGCGTTCCGTGGCGCGGTCGGCGCGGCGGCCGGCGCGAACGGCTCGGTCTGGGCGGCCGTACGTGGTGTCGACGGTCGTGTGCACCAGGTGGTCCTGTAG
- a CDS encoding alpha-galactosidase — protein MNRKDAARSWTLRGARTEYTVAVPEHGRWLELVAWGPHGVSDGPSPVSYDGPTPFLTSGDSAPIEYGTDAARPFAGPDLVVETATGDRRVSWDFQEADGDEQRLAVTFADPVTGLRTVVHYEIPADTDVVRRWVELTNTGDAVLRLVRAGSAGFCVPTPHGARVSYQWGQWAQEFQLDHVDLGHGGFTVGSSQGVPGHLYVPWLAIRDQAEPVGPTWGMALAWTGSWEITAERDTGGLTRVRVGRHLPDGPLDLPAGASLTLPVAAGAYSPDGLDGLARVWHQYQRQLAGERLGPRPVLYNSWEATYFSVDAENQLALARIAAELGVETFVVDDGWFVGRPDDHGGLGDWTPDPAKFPAGFDAFIAEVRALGLNFGLWVEPECVSPRSKLYSEHPDWVYAIEGRPITPIRNQYLLDLGRPEVAEFVHSTVDGLLRQHDISYLKWDFNRPRTEPGRGAASQLPDAGRVDLDGAHVANLHRIYENLRRDHPHVVIEACAGGGARTDLAMAARSDVFWPSDNTGPLDRLAIQYGFLHANAPHLLSSWVTDAPGLFDPRPRSLAFRFVLAMAGVLGIGADIRHWSPQERAEAATWIARYKEIREIIMHGTVHLIGGPDQSRCAVQYTAPDAATVVVLAWHTGRLDGAGLLPFRPVRLPLHGLDPAARYRHGQHHYSGSHLQAVGLPVHWTTTHDAELVVLHRV, from the coding sequence ATGAATCGCAAGGATGCGGCGCGGTCGTGGACGTTGCGGGGGGCCCGCACCGAATACACGGTGGCGGTTCCGGAGCACGGGCGCTGGCTGGAGCTGGTCGCCTGGGGCCCGCACGGCGTCAGCGACGGCCCCTCCCCGGTCAGCTACGACGGGCCGACCCCGTTCCTCACCTCGGGCGACAGCGCGCCGATCGAGTACGGCACCGACGCCGCCCGCCCCTTCGCGGGCCCGGACCTGGTGGTCGAGACGGCCACCGGGGACCGGCGTGTCTCCTGGGACTTCCAGGAGGCCGACGGTGACGAGCAGCGGCTCGCGGTCACCTTCGCCGACCCGGTCACCGGGCTGCGCACGGTGGTCCACTACGAGATACCGGCCGACACCGACGTGGTACGCCGCTGGGTCGAACTGACCAACACCGGCGACGCCGTACTGCGCCTGGTCCGGGCCGGTTCGGCCGGGTTCTGTGTACCGACGCCGCACGGGGCCCGGGTCAGCTACCAGTGGGGCCAGTGGGCGCAGGAGTTCCAGCTCGACCACGTCGACCTCGGGCACGGCGGCTTCACCGTCGGCAGTTCCCAGGGCGTTCCCGGGCACCTCTACGTACCCTGGCTCGCGATCCGGGACCAGGCCGAGCCGGTGGGCCCGACCTGGGGCATGGCGCTGGCCTGGACCGGATCGTGGGAGATCACCGCCGAACGGGACACCGGCGGCCTGACCCGGGTACGGGTCGGCCGTCACCTGCCCGACGGCCCGCTGGACCTGCCCGCCGGAGCGAGCCTCACCCTGCCGGTCGCGGCCGGCGCGTACAGCCCGGACGGGCTCGACGGGCTGGCCCGGGTCTGGCACCAGTACCAGCGGCAGCTCGCGGGTGAGCGGCTCGGTCCCCGACCGGTCCTCTACAACTCGTGGGAGGCGACCTACTTCTCCGTCGACGCGGAGAACCAGCTCGCGCTCGCCCGGATCGCGGCCGAACTCGGCGTGGAGACCTTCGTGGTCGACGACGGCTGGTTCGTCGGCCGCCCCGACGACCACGGCGGGCTCGGCGACTGGACCCCCGACCCGGCCAAGTTCCCCGCCGGCTTCGACGCCTTCATCGCCGAGGTACGCGCCCTCGGGCTCAACTTCGGGCTCTGGGTCGAGCCGGAGTGTGTCAGTCCGCGCTCGAAGCTCTACAGCGAGCACCCGGACTGGGTGTACGCGATCGAGGGGCGCCCGATCACCCCGATCCGCAACCAGTACCTGCTCGACCTGGGCCGCCCCGAGGTGGCCGAGTTCGTCCACTCCACCGTGGACGGGCTGCTGCGCCAGCACGACATCAGCTACCTCAAGTGGGACTTCAACCGGCCGCGTACGGAGCCGGGTCGGGGCGCGGCGTCCCAGCTGCCCGACGCGGGCCGGGTCGACCTCGACGGTGCGCACGTGGCGAACCTGCACCGCATCTACGAGAACCTGCGGCGGGACCACCCGCACGTGGTGATCGAGGCGTGTGCCGGTGGTGGCGCGCGTACCGACCTGGCCATGGCGGCCCGGTCCGATGTCTTCTGGCCCAGTGACAACACCGGACCGCTGGACCGGTTGGCGATCCAGTACGGCTTCCTGCACGCCAACGCGCCGCACCTGCTCAGCTCCTGGGTGACCGACGCGCCCGGTCTCTTCGACCCGCGACCCCGGTCGCTGGCGTTCCGGTTCGTGCTGGCGATGGCCGGTGTGCTCGGGATCGGGGCGGACATCCGGCACTGGAGTCCGCAGGAGCGGGCCGAGGCGGCCACCTGGATCGCCCGGTACAAGGAGATCCGCGAGATCATCATGCACGGCACCGTGCACCTGATCGGCGGCCCGGACCAGTCCCGGTGCGCCGTGCAGTACACCGCGCCGGACGCGGCCACCGTCGTGGTCCTGGCCTGGCACACCGGCCGGCTCGACGGCGCCGGACTGCTGCCGTTCCGCCCGGTCCGGCTGCCCCTGCACGGGCTCGACCCGGCCGCCAGGTACCGGCACGGCCAACACCACTACTCCGGCAGCCACCTGCAAGCGGTGGGTCTGCCGGTGCACTGGACCACCACCCACGACGCGGAGCTGGTCGTCCTGCACCGCGTCTGA
- a CDS encoding carbohydrate ABC transporter permease, which yields MIRALRTGTFHLGMGLLSLLWLAPILWVVIMSTRTFDDIAANGVGSLPHSFTLDTYSQAWTDGGELRALINSMLVTVPSVALSLVLAALAAFALSRYRIPGRRTILLLMLAGNLLPPQILLIPVSKFSELTGTFDTLYALIAVQVGFGLGFYTFVLHGFMRDLPNEIQEAATIDGAGPGQIFARVILPLTRPALAALGALSFTWIFNDLLWAITVLRTDDNMPVTPALLALQGQFVSSWNVIAAGTVIAAVPTLLVFLRFQRHFVSGLAIGAVK from the coding sequence ATGATCCGCGCACTAAGGACCGGCACGTTCCACCTCGGTATGGGCCTGCTGTCCCTGCTCTGGCTCGCCCCGATCCTCTGGGTCGTGATCATGTCGACGCGTACGTTCGACGACATCGCCGCGAACGGGGTCGGCAGCCTGCCACACTCGTTCACGCTGGACACGTACAGCCAGGCATGGACCGACGGTGGCGAACTCCGCGCCCTGATCAACAGCATGCTGGTCACCGTGCCCTCGGTCGCGCTCAGCCTGGTCCTGGCCGCGCTGGCCGCGTTCGCGCTCAGCCGTTACCGGATTCCCGGGCGCCGCACGATCCTGCTGCTCATGCTCGCCGGAAACCTGCTGCCGCCGCAGATCCTGCTCATCCCGGTGAGCAAGTTCAGTGAGCTGACCGGGACCTTCGACACCCTGTACGCGCTGATCGCGGTCCAGGTCGGCTTCGGTCTCGGCTTCTACACCTTCGTCCTGCACGGGTTCATGCGGGACCTGCCGAACGAGATCCAGGAGGCGGCGACGATCGACGGCGCCGGCCCCGGCCAGATCTTCGCCCGGGTGATCCTGCCGCTGACCCGGCCGGCGCTCGCCGCCCTCGGAGCGCTCTCCTTCACCTGGATCTTCAACGACCTGCTCTGGGCGATCACGGTGCTCCGTACGGACGACAACATGCCGGTCACCCCGGCCCTGTTGGCGCTCCAGGGCCAGTTCGTCTCGTCCTGGAACGTCATCGCGGCCGGCACGGTGATCGCGGCGGTGCCGACCCTGCTGGTGTTCCTGCGCTTCCAGCGCCACTTCGTGTCCGGCCTCGCGATCGGAGCCGTCAAGTAA
- a CDS encoding carbohydrate ABC transporter permease, protein MTSVDERVLAAQPPAPANTRPRRRRGKPLSPLLVAFVLVPFAVESIWVFWPALQGFWFSLTRWDGLEPPTYIGFDNYAELAGDATFRGALINTVLWLVLFGGLSVIGGFGMALILQRERRGVGFYRAALFTPVVFSLVVTALVWRVFYQPDGVADELLRAVGLEHLIRPWLADPETALYAVILPALWRQIGYVMVLYLAGLKAIDPALHEAAKMDGANNWQRLRNVTIPQLKGVNAVVLSVIVIDSLRSFDIVWSLTKGGPYHSSELLSTYMYSTAFQSLRLGYASAIAVVIFVLALAVILGYLVRAFREDA, encoded by the coding sequence ATGACTTCCGTTGACGAGCGGGTGCTGGCGGCACAGCCGCCGGCACCCGCCAACACCCGCCCGCGGCGGCGACGGGGCAAGCCCCTGTCGCCGCTGCTGGTGGCCTTCGTACTCGTACCCTTCGCGGTCGAGAGCATCTGGGTGTTCTGGCCCGCGCTACAGGGGTTCTGGTTCTCCCTTACCCGGTGGGACGGCCTCGAGCCGCCCACGTACATCGGTTTTGACAACTACGCGGAGTTGGCCGGCGACGCGACCTTCCGCGGCGCGCTGATCAACACGGTGCTGTGGCTGGTGCTCTTCGGTGGCCTCTCGGTCATCGGCGGCTTCGGGATGGCGCTGATCCTCCAGCGGGAACGGCGCGGGGTCGGCTTCTACCGGGCCGCGCTCTTCACCCCGGTGGTCTTCTCCCTGGTGGTGACCGCGCTGGTCTGGCGGGTCTTCTACCAGCCGGACGGGGTCGCCGACGAACTGCTGCGCGCGGTCGGCCTGGAACACCTGATCCGACCCTGGCTCGCCGACCCGGAGACCGCGCTCTACGCGGTGATCCTGCCCGCCCTGTGGCGGCAGATCGGCTACGTCATGGTGCTCTACCTGGCCGGGCTCAAGGCGATCGACCCCGCATTGCACGAGGCGGCCAAAATGGACGGCGCCAACAACTGGCAGCGGCTGCGCAACGTCACCATCCCCCAGCTCAAGGGGGTCAACGCGGTGGTGCTCTCGGTCATCGTGATCGACTCGCTCCGCTCGTTCGACATCGTCTGGTCGCTCACCAAGGGCGGGCCGTACCACTCGTCCGAACTGCTGAGCACCTACATGTACTCGACCGCGTTCCAGAGCCTTCGTCTGGGCTACGCCTCCGCGATCGCCGTGGTCATCTTCGTGCTCGCGCTCGCGGTGATCCTCGGCTACCTGGTACGCGCGTTCCGGGAGGACGCATGA
- a CDS encoding ABC transporter substrate-binding protein translates to MNDFDPSRRRFLGHVGLAGLGVLGAGSLVGCASSASSPSGSGNSAITLQSNLSSPQAKVAMEKIIENFNKQGKGAASLNTVASETFRTQLPTYLTSANPPDLYTWYAGSVANDYASKNLLLDVSDVWQGMADYPESLRTLSTDAAGKKVFVPMNNYWWGFFYRKSNFAKWGVQEPKNWAEFVTLCQTLQSKGVPPIGIGLGDTPWVASAWFDYLNIRINGAPFHRELLAGKQRFDDPKVKAVFTKWREVLPYFDPKGKAYPFQEATTALLAGKTGMFLIGTFFADAAPKDALGDLDFFRFPIIDPAVPLAEEAPTDGFFASAKSANPAGTKALLTYLSSVEAQEAYVAASAGIVLPANPKAKASDSPLVAKGKAMLESAQELTQFFNRDSSDALQPTADTALTKFIDKPDQIDAILREWQAGAEKVFKG, encoded by the coding sequence GTGAACGACTTCGATCCGAGTCGTCGCCGGTTCCTTGGGCACGTCGGCCTGGCCGGCCTCGGCGTGCTCGGAGCGGGCAGCCTGGTCGGCTGCGCCAGCTCCGCCAGCAGCCCCAGCGGAAGCGGTAACAGCGCCATCACCCTCCAGTCGAACCTCTCCTCCCCGCAGGCGAAGGTCGCGATGGAGAAGATCATTGAGAACTTCAACAAGCAGGGCAAGGGCGCCGCGTCGCTCAACACGGTCGCGTCCGAGACCTTCCGCACCCAGCTGCCGACGTACCTGACCTCGGCGAACCCGCCGGACCTCTACACCTGGTACGCCGGCTCCGTGGCGAACGACTACGCCAGCAAGAACCTGCTGCTGGACGTCTCCGACGTGTGGCAGGGCATGGCCGACTACCCCGAGTCGCTGCGCACCCTCTCCACCGACGCGGCCGGCAAGAAGGTCTTCGTGCCGATGAACAACTACTGGTGGGGCTTCTTCTACCGCAAGTCGAACTTCGCCAAGTGGGGCGTACAGGAGCCGAAGAACTGGGCCGAGTTCGTCACGCTCTGCCAGACCCTGCAGAGCAAGGGCGTCCCACCGATCGGCATCGGGCTCGGCGACACCCCCTGGGTCGCCTCGGCCTGGTTCGACTACCTGAACATCCGGATCAACGGCGCGCCGTTCCACCGCGAACTGCTCGCCGGCAAGCAGCGCTTCGACGACCCGAAGGTCAAGGCAGTCTTCACCAAGTGGCGCGAGGTGCTGCCGTACTTCGACCCGAAGGGCAAGGCGTACCCGTTCCAGGAGGCGACCACCGCGCTGCTGGCGGGCAAGACCGGCATGTTCCTGATCGGCACCTTCTTCGCCGACGCCGCCCCCAAGGACGCCCTCGGCGACCTGGACTTCTTCCGGTTCCCGATCATCGACCCGGCGGTGCCGCTGGCCGAGGAGGCCCCCACCGACGGCTTCTTCGCCAGTGCCAAGTCGGCGAACCCGGCCGGCACCAAGGCGCTGCTCACCTACCTGTCCTCGGTCGAGGCGCAGGAGGCGTACGTCGCCGCCAGCGCCGGCATCGTGCTGCCGGCGAACCCAAAGGCGAAGGCGTCGGACTCGCCGCTGGTGGCCAAGGGCAAGGCGATGCTGGAGAGCGCACAGGAGCTGACCCAGTTCTTCAACCGCGACTCCAGCGACGCGCTCCAGCCGACCGCGGACACCGCACTGACCAAGTTCATCGACAAGCCCGACCAGATCGACGCGATTCTGCGCGAGTGGCAGGCCGGAGCTGAGAAGGTCTTCAAGGGCTGA
- a CDS encoding SDR family NAD(P)-dependent oxidoreductase, translating into MRRLEDKVALVTGATGGIGAATARRLAAEGAAVGLLDIRDSEALAEEIRAAGGRAQSVITDVADEADWAAAVAAVRVQFGPVDILVSNAYFHELAPAHETSRESWDRQLAVCLTGSFLGVRACLDDLRANRGAVVIVSSVHALIGIPAHPAYAAAKGGLVSLGRQLAVEYGPEVRVNSVLPGPIFTAAWDRVPEEDRERSVAQTVAGRFGTPDEVAATVAFLASPDAAYVTGTSLVVDGGWTAMKASA; encoded by the coding sequence ATGCGACGGCTTGAAGACAAGGTTGCCCTGGTCACAGGCGCAACGGGCGGAATTGGGGCGGCAACTGCCCGGCGGCTCGCCGCCGAGGGAGCGGCAGTCGGCCTGCTCGACATTCGCGATTCGGAAGCGCTCGCCGAAGAGATCAGAGCAGCCGGTGGGCGAGCACAATCGGTGATTACCGATGTGGCCGACGAGGCAGACTGGGCCGCCGCCGTGGCCGCCGTACGGGTCCAGTTCGGACCGGTGGACATCCTGGTCAGCAACGCCTACTTCCACGAACTCGCGCCCGCGCACGAGACCAGCCGTGAATCCTGGGACCGCCAACTCGCGGTCTGCCTAACCGGCAGCTTCCTCGGCGTCCGGGCCTGCCTCGACGACCTGCGGGCGAACCGGGGCGCGGTCGTGATCGTCTCCTCCGTACACGCGCTGATCGGAATCCCGGCCCACCCCGCGTACGCGGCGGCCAAGGGTGGCCTGGTCTCGCTCGGCCGCCAGCTCGCCGTCGAGTACGGCCCCGAGGTACGGGTGAACAGCGTCCTGCCCGGTCCGATCTTCACCGCCGCCTGGGACCGGGTGCCCGAAGAGGACCGGGAGCGTAGCGTCGCCCAGACCGTCGCCGGCCGGTTCGGCACCCCGGACGAGGTGGCCGCCACCGTGGCCTTCCTCGCCTCGCCCGACGCGGCCTATGTCACCGGCACCAGCCTGGTGGTGGACGGCGGTTGGACCGCGATGAAAGCCTCGGCCTGA